GGCACGCTTAGCTTGCTCAAGAAGTTTTGGAGGAGGCATCCCTAGAAGCTCCATTATACAAGCTAACTGAtctccctcatcctctccagGGAAGAGAGGCTGTCCAGTCAAAAGTTCTGCGAGAATGCAGCCAAAGCTCCAGACATCGATCGGCGTACTGTAGCGACTTCCCAAGATGATCTCTGGTGCTCTATAGAAACGAGATTGGATGTATGTGTAGAGCTTCTGGTACTCAAAACAGCTGGACCCAAAGTCAATTACCTTGGTTGCGCTGCGGCCGTGCTGTTTGAGAAGAATGTTTTCTGGCTTCAGGTCACAGTGAATGATCTTGTTTCTGTGGAGAGCATCCAGGGACTGCAAGATAGATTGAGCAAATTTGCGCACCAGCTGGATGCTGAACCCCTGAAACTTGTTCTTTTTGATCAGCTCATAGAGGTCCATGCTTAGCAATTCAAAAGCCATACAGACATGGTTCCGGAATGTAAAGCTTTCTAGCATGTGAATAACGTTCATGCTGCCTGTTTTATCCTGTTTCTTAAGATGCTCTAAAATCTTGATTTCTTCAGCTGCTTGTCGATGAAAGCGCTTTTCATTGCGAACCATCTTCAAGGCAACATACTGGTGAAGTTTGTGGTCATAGACTCGAGCAACTTGGCCAAAGCTGCCTTTGCCGATGATTTTCAACACCTCGTATCTATAAGCCAAATGGTCTCGAGGTACGTGGATGTAGCCTCCCTCAGCGTCATCATATCCCCCGTTGTTGGGGCCACCCATGACGCCATGCCTTTTCTTAGCATTTGGACCCACAAAATAAACTTCAGGATAATTGATGATTTCGAGCTTCTCATAAGGAGTCAGGTGATGCTTATACTGCTTAAGTGCTTGTTCAGGAGTCAGAGGTACCACTTTTAGTGCTTTGGATGAACTACCAGATTTGACAGTATTCAAACTGTCTGAACTTTTACCCTGAGCAATAGTGGGAGGATACTTTTCAGAGGTATTTGTTACTATGGATTGAAAAGCACTAGTTCTTCTGTTGCCATATTCTTGAAACAACTGTTCCACCTTAATGTCACCTCCGTTTGGGACTGCTTGAGTGTGGTTGGTTGTTAGCTTTTCAGTAGTAATCTAGAAAGAAGAAGATATATGAGACTTAAAAGGcagcagaaaaaaatgtgaaactaTTCGGAGAGAAAATGAACCATAAAAACTCCATAAACTCCTAAATTTAGTAATGCCCTTTATTAAACTTAAAATGAcctaaaagggagaaagaaaattgcgCTAGAGATCTCTGGATGAAGCTTCAGGAAATAAGTATTACTGGTCCTGATTTGGTCAATAGCTTGTTATTAGACCTTAGGCCACTGAATAACTCAGTGTCCGATGAGGATGGTACAACAAGTCCAAATTTCCCCCCTCTGGTTTTTAGGGCCTTCCATACTCTGTCTTTACCTTATATACCCAGTACTGTATTCTTCTACTCCCCAACATGaatcttttgcttctttcagGACAGCCTCCTAAAAGTCCCCCACATATGCCATGTTTGTTCTTGTCTGCGTTCTTTTGCTGATGCTGGCaatgtcctctcctctccctatcCAAATCTCACCAATTTTCAAAGACTGGCTCAAGCCTCACCTCCTCCACTGAATTATCTAAGGTTAGCCCAAACTCAGAaagcccttttctttctttgatctgtgGAACTTGTAATCTCTACCACAAAATTTAATACTAAGAGTTTTCTATTGTGTGCTAACCATGTTTGCATCCATTTGCATATATCATGTAATTTTTGTCTAAAAACATTCACTACATGGTGATCAACTTTCTGGAAATAATCCTCTGTACTAAACAGGCTGCTTCTCAAAGAACAGACAGATAGCAGGGTATAGCTTAAAATAGAAATGACCATCTTTTGCCATGGATGGAGTATACAATGGATTAGTAATAAGATACCTGAAATCTTAC
The DNA window shown above is from Notamacropus eugenii isolate mMacEug1 chromosome 2, mMacEug1.pri_v2, whole genome shotgun sequence and carries:
- the DYRK3 gene encoding dual specificity tyrosine-phosphorylation-regulated kinase 3, which encodes MGGAARGPGRKDAGPARAGPPAQEPRRLGDGMYDTFMMLDETKCPSGPNTACNPSEPALPRRLYITTEKLTTNHTQAVPNGGDIKVEQLFQEYGNRRTSAFQSIVTNTSEKYPPTIAQGKSSDSLNTVKSGSSSKALKVVPLTPEQALKQYKHHLTPYEKLEIINYPEVYFVGPNAKKRHGVMGGPNNGGYDDAEGGYIHVPRDHLAYRYEVLKIIGKGSFGQVARVYDHKLHQYVALKMVRNEKRFHRQAAEEIKILEHLKKQDKTGSMNVIHMLESFTFRNHVCMAFELLSMDLYELIKKNKFQGFSIQLVRKFAQSILQSLDALHRNKIIHCDLKPENILLKQHGRSATKVIDFGSSCFEYQKLYTYIQSRFYRAPEIILGSRYSTPIDVWSFGCILAELLTGQPLFPGEDEGDQLACIMELLGMPPPKLLEQAKRAKYFINSKGLPRYCSVTTQADGRAVLVGGRSRRGKKRGPPGSKDWVTALKGCDDYLFIEFLKRCLHWDPSARLTPAQALRHPWISKPVPRPLPTDKMSGKRIVNPVNALQGLGSKLPPVTGIANKLKANLMSETNGSIPLCSVLPKLIS